The following DNA comes from Chloroflexota bacterium.
CTGGCCATGGCACTACCTTTCTTAGCCTGTGAACTACAAGAATGGCCCGAAGACAGGTGGCCCCAATTTCGCAACACCCTGACAAATACTGGATATTCCACCTCGGGGGCAGTCAAGAAGGCGGATGTGGATCAGGTGAAATGGACGTATGATGGGATAGACGGCACAATCGCTTCTTGCGTGGCGGTCAGGTATGATCAGGTGTATGTAGGCTCCAGCGATGGTGTTATCTACTGCTTTGAAAAGGATAAGGGCGGCTCTGTTTGGAAATATCCCAAGAGCGGTGCCATCGGCGCAATTCACAGTTCTCCTGCTGTGGCAGGACATAAGGTTTTCGTGGGCTCGGATGATGGGTGTGTCTATGCGTTAGACGAGAAAGACGGAACGCTAAAATGGAAGGCCACTCTTGGCGAGCCAGTGCGCTCCTCACCGGCTGTGGCCTACGGGAAAGTCTTCGTAGGTTGCGATGACGGCAAACTATACTTCTTGGATGAGGACAACGGTGAGATTCTGTGGAGTTTCCAGACTGGTGATTCGGTGCGTTCATCGCCAGCGGTGAAATCTAATAAGATATACTTTGGCTCCGATGACGGGTATGTCTATGCTCTTGATCAGAAGGGCAAGAAGGAGATCTGGAAGTACAAGACGAACGGGCCGGTGAGATCTTCCCCGACGTTGGGTAAGGATGAAGTCTACTTTGGCTCCGATGACGGGTATGTCTATGCCCTAGATGAGGACGACGGCAATTTCTTGTGGAACTACAAGACCGGGGGGCTGGTGCGCTCCTCCCCAGCCCTGGCTTACCGCCGTGTTTTCGTAGGCTCAGACGATGGTTATGTTTACAGTATCAAGGACGGCAAGAAGGGCGGTCAGCTCGACTGGAGGTACCAGACAGGCGGGCCAGTGATCTCCTCCCCGGCGGTGGCGGGCCACCACGTATATGTGGCGTCTCAGGATGGCTACTTGTACGCGTTGAAGGAAGACAAAGATGGCAGACTGGTCTTCAAGTATGAATTGGGAGGAGAGCCTAGCTCTTCACCTGCTCTAGCGGCCAACAAGCTCTATATCGGGGCCAGTAAGATCATCTGTCTCAAGAAATAAATCTCTCCACAGGAAACCAGGTGGCTGTCATCCTTCCAGCCCTTCAAGGACTGGGAGAATTGACTTGATGCACTGTACCAGTCATAGACCGATTGCATCCTCATGAGGCCTGAGCTATTAGCACCTTGGGTTGCGTTCGACCTACCTATGGAGCCGTGAAGGTGGCTATCATTACCTCGATTAGCGGCAGGGATAGGTTCAAGAGATCTGTCGAGGCCAGAATAATGACATCCAAAACGAGGTGATAGTCGGATGAGATGGTATAGCGTCGGGCGAGGCTCGTAGAATGAAGAGAGAAGGCACGAAAGGAGCAAGGTGAGGAGTATTTTGAAAAAGGTGATGATAGTCCTGTCGGTCTTTGTGCTCATGGCCACGTTTGGCTTTGGTTGTGACAAGGAAGACGGAGGAAAGGTGACGATCACCATAGGCTGCCTGGCAGACCTGACCGGAGCGGGAGCGTCAGCCATTAAGCCTATCGCCGAGGTATTCGTTGATACTGCAAGATACTACAATGATGAAGACCTTATCCCTGGCGTAAAAATAAGGGCTGTTGTGTATGATACCCGGCTCGACGCGGCCAGAGTAATACCTGGTTTTGATTGGCTCAGAAGCAAGGGCGCGGAGGTAATCGTTGTTGTCATGGCCCAGGACGCCGAGATTCTGAAGTCTTTTGCACAGAGAAACAAGATCGTGATTATCAGCAGTTCTGGGTCTGCGGATGTTGTAGAGCCTCCAGGATGGGTATTCCTCACCAGTAGTTTCTCCAGGTACCCGACTTTTACTCTCCTGAAATGGATTAGTGAGAATCATTGGGACTATAACAAGGGGATTCCCAAGCTTGGCGTAGCCAGTTGGCCTACTGTCACTGACATAGACAAAGTAGCCGCCATGAAAGCGTATGCCCAGGCTCACCCGGATAAGTTTGAGTTTGTTGATGGCATTCTGTTGCCCTATGGGGCCATGGACTTTCAGAGCGCAGTGAGGAAGCTCAAAGACTGCGATTTTATCCAGTCGCAATTGCCTCAGGGGGCATATTTGTGGAGGGATTACCTG
Coding sequences within:
- a CDS encoding ABC transporter substrate-binding protein; translated protein: MKKVMIVLSVFVLMATFGFGCDKEDGGKVTITIGCLADLTGAGASAIKPIAEVFVDTARYYNDEDLIPGVKIRAVVYDTRLDAARVIPGFDWLRSKGAEVIVVVMAQDAEILKSFAQRNKIVIISSSGSADVVEPPGWVFLTSSFSRYPTFTLLKWISENHWDYNKGIPKLGVASWPTVTDIDKVAAMKAYAQAHPDKFEFVDGILLPYGAMDFQSAVRKLKDCDFIQSQLPQGAYLWRDYLAAGYSKAKVFDPDGSMSSALPFFAAMNGWGPLDGAIYGMSCLSWADRDRSPLVQRMYDMLLRYRTGGGDISNYVDNQAYEGAGSSFVAVPFDILDRAVREVGAGNFNGQAYYEATIKYKTDGPIWENYPVNGYSETKRTLMDYTALWGQSMLPKSPSRGQASGCR
- a CDS encoding serine/threonine protein kinase, which encodes MKKSVGILIIVIALGALLAMALPFLACELQEWPEDRWPQFRNTLTNTGYSTSGAVKKADVDQVKWTYDGIDGTIASCVAVRYDQVYVGSSDGVIYCFEKDKGGSVWKYPKSGAIGAIHSSPAVAGHKVFVGSDDGCVYALDEKDGTLKWKATLGEPVRSSPAVAYGKVFVGCDDGKLYFLDEDNGEILWSFQTGDSVRSSPAVKSNKIYFGSDDGYVYALDQKGKKEIWKYKTNGPVRSSPTLGKDEVYFGSDDGYVYALDEDDGNFLWNYKTGGLVRSSPALAYRRVFVGSDDGYVYSIKDGKKGGQLDWRYQTGGPVISSPAVAGHHVYVASQDGYLYALKEDKDGRLVFKYELGGEPSSSPALAANKLYIGASKIICLKK